The genomic window CCGCGGAGAGCGCGCTGGCGCGCTCGGACAGTCCCGCGGCGCTGCGTGCGGCGGTCGCCGGATTCGCCGAGCGCTACGCCGAGCGTGGCCGCTGTCCCGCACACGACCAGTTGGACGCGCTGTCACGCGTCTGACCTCCCGGAAGGTATGTCGTGACAAACTCTCGCACCACCGGTACCAGCAGTACGCCCCCCGCCGCGGCCACTCCCGCCGCTCCGGGCACTTCCGCCGCAGCGGCCCCTCAGGCCCCGGCGGCCAGGGCGCTCGCCGCCCTGGAGGCCGCCCGGCGGCGTACCGAGATCCTCACCGACAGTGTCGACGAGCAGGACCTGACCGCCCAGCACTCCCCCCTGATGTCGCCGCTGGTGTGGGACCTCGCCCACATCGGCAACCAGGAGGAGCTGTGGCTGGTCCGTGAGGCCGGCGGGCGCCCCGGCCTGCGCCCGGACCTCGACCACGTCTATGACGCGTTCCGGACGCCGCGCGCCGACCGCCCCGCCCTGCCGCTGCTCGGCCCGGCTGAGGCCCGCGCCTACCTCGCCGCGGTCCGCGACCAGACCGCCGAGGTCCTCGAAAGCGTCGACACCGGCCCCGACCAGCCGGAACGCCTGCTCGCCGACGCCTTCGTCTTCGGCATGCTGGCCCAGCACGAGCAGCAGCACGGCGAGACGATGCTCGCCACCCACCAGCTGCGCACCGGCGCGCCGGTCCTCGACGCGCCGGAGCCGCCGCCCGCGCCCTCCGACGCGGCGCTGCTGCCGCGCGAGGTCCGCATACCCGGCGGCCCCTTCACCATGGGCACCAGCACCGAACCGTGGGCGCTGGACAACGAACTGCCCGCGCACACCGTCGACGTGCCCGGCTTCTGGCTGGACACCGTGCCGGTCACCAACGGCGCCTACGCGGAGTTCATCGCCGCGGGCGGCTACGACGACCCGGCCTGGTGGACGCCGGAGGGCTGGCGGCACGTCCGCGAGGAGGGCCTGGTCGCGCCGCAGTTCTGGGAGCGGGACGGCGACGGCTGGACCCGCCGCCACTTCGGCCGCACCGAGCCCGTACCGGCCGACGAGCCGGTGTTGCACGTGTGCTGGTACGAGGCGGACGCCTACGCCCGCTGGGCCGGCCGCAGGCTGCCCACCGAGGCGGAGTGGGAGAAGGCGGCCCGGCACGACCCGGCCACCGGCCGCTCCCGCCGTTACCCCTGGGGCGACGAGGACCCCGGACCCGAGCACGCCAACCTGGGCCAGCGCCACCTGCGCCCCGCCCCCGCCGGCAGCTACCCCGCCGGCGCCGCGCCCAGCGGCGCCCGGCAGCTCATCGGCGACGTGTGGGAGTGGACGGCGTCCGACTTCTCCCCCTATCCGGGCTTCGTGGCCTTTCCCTACAAGGAATACTCCGACGTCTTCTTCGGCCCCGACTACAAGGTGCTGCGCGGTGGCGCCTTCGGTGTCTCCCCGGTGGTGGCCCGCGGCACCTTCCGCAACTGGGACTACCCGATCCGCCGGCAGATCTTCGCGGGCTTCCGCACCGCGCGGGACGACGACGGCGCCGGCGCGGCAGCTGGGGACGGGCGCGGCTGATGTGCCGCCATCTCGCCTACGTGGGGCCGCCGGTCTCCCTGGACCGGCTGCTGGTGCGGCCCGCACACGGCCTGTACGAGCAGTCGTGGCAGCCCCGGCGGCAGCGCCACGGCACGGTGAACGCCGACGGCTTCGGCGTCGGCTGGTATCCGCAGGACACCGCGGAGGAGGACGGCGGCGAGGGCGGTCCCGGCCGGCCGGCGCGCTACCGGCGGGCCGTCCCCGTATGGGCGGACGCCAACTTCGCCGAGCTCTCCGCCGCGGTGCGCAGCGGCGCCGTCCTCGCCGCGGTGCGGTCGGCGACCGCGGGGACCACGCAGGACGAGTCGGCCGCCGCGCCTTTCAAGGACGGCCGCTGGCTGTTCAGCCACAACGGCGCCGTCAGGGACTGGACGCGGCTGCCCACCGGGCTGACCGACGCCGAGTTGCTCGGTCTTGAGGCCCGCAGCGACTCGGCGGCGCTGTGGGCGATGCTCACCGCGCTGCTGCGGCAGGGCCAGCCGCCGGGCGGCGCGCTGGCCTCGGTCGTACGGCAGGTCGCCGCCGCCCGGCCGGAGGCGCGGCTCAACCTGCTGCTCACCGACGGCCGCACCATCGCCGCGACCGCCTGGGGCGACACCCTCTGGTACCGCACCGGCCCCGGAGCGGCACTGGTCGCCTCCGAGCCCGACGACGAGCCGGCCGGTACGCACCCGGCCGGCCGGAGCCCCGGATTCGGCGAATGGCGGGAAGTCCCCGACCGTTCGCTGCTGCTGGCCACCACCGCAGGAGTACGGATCATCCCGCTGCGCCCCCCAGGGGCCGCCGACCGCAAGGAGCGCCATCGCATGCCCGAGAGCCGCTTCACCCTCGACGACCGGCTGCCCGCCGGCTACTTCACCGACACGCTGCACGACGACGTCCGCAGGGGCCTGAGCGAACCGCCCCGCACGCTGCCGCCGAAGTGGTTCTACGACAAACGCGGCAGTGACCTCTTCGAGGAGATCACCCGGCTCCCCGAGTACTACCCGACGCGCGCCGAGCAGGAGATCCTGGCCCGCCGGGCTCCCGAGATCGCCGCCCTGACCCGGGCGAGCACCCTGGTCGAGCTGGGGTCCGGCTCGTCGCGCAAGACCCGCCTGCTGCTCGACGCGCTCACCGCCGGCGGCAGCCTCGTGCGCTACGCGCCGCTCGACGTCAGCGCCTCGGCGCTGGCGGAGGCGGGCGAGGCGATCTGCCGCGACTACCCGGGGCTCACCGTCACCGCCACCGTCGCCGACTTCGAGGGCGGCCTGCCGCTGTCGGACGAGCCGGGTCCGCGGCTGCTGGCCTTCCTCGGCAGCACCATCGGCAACTTCGACGCCGACCAGCGCCGCGCCTTCTACCGCACCCTGGCGCTCGACCTGAGCAGCGACGACGTGCTGCTGCTGGGCGCGGACCTGGTCAAGGACCCGGACGTCCTGGTCCGCGCCTACGACGACGAGCGGGGCGTCACCGCCGAGTTCGACAAGAACGTGCTCTACGTCCTCAACCGGGAGCTGAACGCCGACTTCGACCCGGAGGCCTTCGAGCATGTCGCGCTCTGGAACGCGGCCGAGGAGCGGATCGAGATGCGGCTGCGCTCCCGCATCGCGCAGACCGTCAAGATCCCGGACCTCGACCTGAGCCTGGACCTCGCCGAGGGCGAGGACCTGCGCACCGAGCTGTCCTGCAAGTTCCGCCGGGAGTCGCTGACGGCGGAGCTGCACGAGGGCGGCTTCACCGTCCGCCAGTGGTGGACCGACCCGGACGAGCGCTTCGCCCTGCTGCTGGCGGTGCCCAACTAGCCACCACCGTCGCTGGATCGACCCCCGGTGCGCCGGGGGTCCTTCCGCGGGGCCGGCGGGTCGGAGCGTGATGTCCGATCCCCGCCAGCGGCCCGCGCGGGAGTCGGGGAGGGTCGGGGCAGGCCCGCGCGACTCCGGCGGGCACGTCCGCGCGAAAGGCACGTCGATGCATGTGGTCCCAGGCCTCAAGGTGCTGTACTTCGGCACTCCGGTCGTCCTGATCAGCTCCCGCAACGAGGACGGCTCCGCGAACCTCGCCCCGATGTCGTCCGCTTGGTGGCTCGATCAGCACTGCATGCTCGGGCTCGGCAACAACAGCCGGACGGCGGCCAATCTGCGCCGCGAGCGGGAGTGCGTACTCAACCTGCCCGCCGCCTCGATGGTCGACGCCGTCGACCGGCTCGCGCTCACCACGGGGAATCCGGTCATCCCTGAATACCGGCTCCGGCAGGGCTACCGCCACGAGCGCGACAAGTTCACGCTGGCGCGGCTGACCGAGCAGACGTCGGAGCTGGTAGGACCGCCCCGGGTCGGGGAATGCCCGGTCCAGCTGGAGTGCCGGGTCGTCGCGGTGCACCCGTTCGGCGACGACGACACGGACGCGACCGCGTTCCAGGTCGAAGTGCTGCGGGCCCATGTCGAGGAGGAGTTGGTCGTCCCAGGCACGCATTACGTGGACCCGCTCGCCTGGGATCCGCTGATCATGAAGTTCTGCGAGTTCTTCGGAGGCGGGGACAACGTCCACCCGTCGCGGCTGGCCCAGGGCTGGAAGATGCCGCACCAGCTCCCCTCGGGCGTCGCCTGAGGCCGGGCGCGCAGGGTGATCGCCGGGTGACGGAACGGCGTCGGAGTACGCGGTTCGGCCTCCGGGGGCGTGGTGGCCCGGCTACCGTTCTGGTGAGCGGGGCAACAGCGGCTGGGGGCTGGGATGTTCGGTGCGGAGTTGGCGGTCGGGTACGTGTTCGCGTGGGCGGTGCGCAAGGCGCGCCGGGTGGCGGGCGCGGCCGACGAGGTGGTGGACCAGACGCTGGACGCCGGGGTCGAGCGGGTCAGCCGGCTGGTGACCGACCACCTCGGCGGCGAGCGTGCGCTGGCAAGGGTCGAGGAGGAGGCGGCGGCCGGCGCGGTCGAACTGTCCCGGCAGACCCGCCAGTTCCTGCTGCTGGCCCTTGAGGACGAGGCGGGCCGCGACGCCGCCTTCGCCCAGGCCTTGGAAGAGGCGGTCACCGCCGCCCGCGCGGCGGAGGCGGCAGGGGCCTCGGCCGTGGCCTCCGGTGACGGGATCGCGGTCGGCGGGAACGTCGGCATCAGGGCCGAGAACGGATCCGCGGCGGCGCTGCGGATGGGGGATGTGACGCTGGGAAACCCTCGGCCACCGGGTTCGCCCACCCAGGGCTGAGCGAACCCGGACTCCCGGACGCGGACTCGCCTACGTGCAGACCCGCACCCCCGGCGCCCCCGCCTGACCCGCACCCCGACGCACTGCGGGGTGCCGGCCCGAAGGCCCGCACCCCGCAGTCCGTGAAAAAGCGCGCCCGGCGGGGCTACCGCACGAAGACGCCCGCCTTGTCGGCCAGGTCGAGGAAATACTGCGGTGCCAGGCCCAGGACGAGGGTGACCGCGACGCCCAGGGCGATGGCCGTGGAGGTCATCACGGACGGGATCGCGACGGTCGGGCCGTCGGGCTTCGGCTCGCTGAAGAACATCAGCACGATCACCCGGATGTAGAAGAACGCGGCGATCGCCGACGAGATGACGCCGATGATGACCAGCGGCATCGCGCCGCCCTCGGAGGCCGCCTTGAAGACCGCGAACTTCCCGGCGAAGCCGGAGGTCAGCGGGATGCCGGCGAAGGCCAGCAGGAAGACCGCGAAGACCGCCGCGACCAGCGGCGACCGGCGGCCCAGGCCCGCCCAGCGCGACAGGTGCGTGGCCTCGCCGCCCGCGTCGCGGACCAGGGTGACGACGGCGAAGGCGCCGAGGGTCACGAAGGAGTACGCGGCCAGGTAGAACAGGACCGACGAGATGCCGTCCGGGGTGGTGGCGATGACGCCGGCCAGGATGAAGCCGGCGTGGGCGATGGAGGAGTAGGCCAGCAACCGCTTCACGTCGGTCTGGGTGACCGCGATGACGGCGCCGGCGAGCATCGTGAGGATCGCGACGCCCCACATGACGGGACGCCAGTCCCACCGCATGCCCGGCAGGACGACGTAGAGCAGCCGCAGCAGCGCGCCGAAGGCGGCGACCTTGGTGGCGGAGGCCATGAAGCCGGTGACCGGGGTGGGCGCGCCCTGGTAGACGTCGGGCGTCCACATGTGGAAGGGCACCGCGCCGACCTTGAACAGCAGGCCCATCGCGACCATCGCCAGGCCGATCAGCAGCAGCGCGTCGTTGCCGGTGGTGGAGGCGAGCGCCGGCGTCATGGTGGCGGTGCCGTCGATGACCGCGGAGATGCCGGAGTACGAGACGGTGCCCGCGTACCCGTAGAGAAGCGCGATGCCGAACAGCAGGAAGGCCGAGGAGAAGGCGCCGAGCAGGAAGTACTTGACGGCGGCTTCCTGGGACATCAGGCGGTTGCGGCGGGCCAGCGCGCACAGGATGTACAGCGGCAGCGAGAAGACCTCAAGGGCGACGAACAGCGTCAGCAGGTCGTTGGCGGCCGGGAAGATCAGCATGCCGCCGACCGCGAACATCAACAGCGGGAAGACCTCGGTGCTGGTGAAGCCGGCCCGCACCGCGGCCTTCTCCTGGTCGCTGCCGGGGACGGCGGAGCCCTGCGCGGCGAAGGAGTCGACCTGGTTGCCGTGGGCGAGCGGGTCGAGCCGGCGCTCGGCGAAGGTGAAGACCGCCACGATGCCGACCAGCAGGATGGTGCCCTGCAGGAAGAGGGCCGGGCCGTCCACGGCCACCGCCCCCATGGCCGCGATGTGCGCCTTGGTGGTGCCGTAGCCCTTCTCGGCGAGGGCGACCACCGCGGCGAAGCCCGCCGCGAGGCCGACCACGGCGAGCACGGTCTGCGCGCTGTAGCGGGACTTCCTCGGCAGGAAGGCCTCGACCAGCACGCCGAGCGCCGCGGCCCCGAAGACGATCAGGACCGGGGCGAGCTGGGCGTACTCGATGTGCGGGGCGGGGATCTTGTCGGCGACTGGCGCCGCCGTTGTCCACAAGCTGTGGACGGAGGATGCGCTCACTTCTTCGCCTCCAGCGCGGGCTTGGGGTCGGTCTTGTGCACGTCGGAGAGCGTGTGGTGCACCGACGGGTTGACGATGTCGGTGACCGGCTTGGGGTAGACGCCCAGGAAGATCAGCAGGGCGATCAGCGGGGTGACCACCACCAGTTCGCGGACCTTGAGGTCGGACATGCCCTCGATGCCGGCCTTGACCGGGCCGGTCATGGTGCGCTGGTAGAGCACCAGAACGTAGACCGCGGCCAGCACGATGCCCAGCGTCGCCACGATGCCCAGCGCCGGGTAGCGGCTGAACGTGCCGACCAGGACCAGGAATTCGCTGACGAAGGGCGCCAGGCCCGGCAGCGACAAGGTGGCGAGGCCGCCGATCAGGAAGGTGCCGGCCAGCACCGGGGCGACCTTCTGCACGCCGCCGAAGTCCGCGATGAGCCGCGAGCCGCGCCGGGTGATCAGGAAGCCGGCCACCAGCATCAGGGCGGCGGTCGAGATGCCGTGGTTGACCATGTAGAGCGTCGCGCCGGACTGGCCCTGGCTGGTCATGGCGAAGATGCCCAGGATGATGAAGCCGAAGTGCGACACGGACGCGTACGCGATGAGCCGCTTGATGTCGCGCTGCCCTATGGCCAGCAGGGCGCCGTAGACGATGCTGATCAGCGCGAGCACCAGGATCACCGGGGTCGCCCACTTGGACGCCTCAGGGAAGAGCTGGAGGCAGAAGCGCAGCATCGCGAAGGTGCCGACCTTGTCGACCACCGCGGTGATCAGGACGGCGACCGGCGCGGTCGACTCGCCCATCGCGTTGGGCAGCCAGGTGTGCAGCGGCCACAGCGGGGCCTTCACCGCGAAGGCGAAGAAGAAGCCGAGGAAGAGCCAGCGTTCGGTGGACGTCTCGATGTGCAGCTTGCCGGACGCCCGGGCCGACAGGATCTCCTGGAGCGAGAAGGTGCCGGTGCCCAGCTGGTGGGCGGTCACGGTGTAGAGGCCGATGACCGCGGCCAGCATGATCAGGCCGCCGGCCAGGTTGTAGAGCAGGAACTTGACCGCCGCGTACGAGCGCTGCCGCCCGGCCTCCTCCTCGCCGCCCGCGTGGGCGCGGTCGCCGAAGCCGCCGATGAGGAAGTACATCGGGATGAGCATCGCTTCGAAGAAGATGTAGAAGAGGAAGACGTCGGTGGCCTCGAAGGACAGCACCACCATCGCCTCGACCAGCAGGATCAGCGCGAAGAAGCCCTGGGTGGGCCGCCAGCGCCGGTTGGGGTTGACGTCTTCGAGGGGGTCGGCGTCGTGCCAGCCGGCCAGCATCACGAACGGGATGAGCAGCGCCGTCAGCGCCACCATCACCGCGGCGATGCCGTCGACGCCCAGCTCGTAGCGCAGCCCGAAGTCCTTGACCCAGGCGTGCGACTCGGTCAGCTGGTAGCGGGCGCCGTCCGGGTCGAACCTGACCAGGACCACGGCCGCGAGCACCAGTGTCGCGACCGCGAAGAGCAGAGCCGTGTACTTGGCGG from Streptomyces sp. NBC_01198 includes these protein-coding regions:
- the egtB gene encoding ergothioneine biosynthesis protein EgtB; this encodes MTNSRTTGTSSTPPAAATPAAPGTSAAAAPQAPAARALAALEAARRRTEILTDSVDEQDLTAQHSPLMSPLVWDLAHIGNQEELWLVREAGGRPGLRPDLDHVYDAFRTPRADRPALPLLGPAEARAYLAAVRDQTAEVLESVDTGPDQPERLLADAFVFGMLAQHEQQHGETMLATHQLRTGAPVLDAPEPPPAPSDAALLPREVRIPGGPFTMGTSTEPWALDNELPAHTVDVPGFWLDTVPVTNGAYAEFIAAGGYDDPAWWTPEGWRHVREEGLVAPQFWERDGDGWTRRHFGRTEPVPADEPVLHVCWYEADAYARWAGRRLPTEAEWEKAARHDPATGRSRRYPWGDEDPGPEHANLGQRHLRPAPAGSYPAGAAPSGARQLIGDVWEWTASDFSPYPGFVAFPYKEYSDVFFGPDYKVLRGGAFGVSPVVARGTFRNWDYPIRRQIFAGFRTARDDDGAGAAAGDGRG
- the egtD gene encoding L-histidine N(alpha)-methyltransferase, which produces MPESRFTLDDRLPAGYFTDTLHDDVRRGLSEPPRTLPPKWFYDKRGSDLFEEITRLPEYYPTRAEQEILARRAPEIAALTRASTLVELGSGSSRKTRLLLDALTAGGSLVRYAPLDVSASALAEAGEAICRDYPGLTVTATVADFEGGLPLSDEPGPRLLAFLGSTIGNFDADQRRAFYRTLALDLSSDDVLLLGADLVKDPDVLVRAYDDERGVTAEFDKNVLYVLNRELNADFDPEAFEHVALWNAAEERIEMRLRSRIAQTVKIPDLDLSLDLAEGEDLRTELSCKFRRESLTAELHEGGFTVRQWWTDPDERFALLLAVPN
- a CDS encoding flavin reductase family protein; translated protein: MHVVPGLKVLYFGTPVVLISSRNEDGSANLAPMSSAWWLDQHCMLGLGNNSRTAANLRRERECVLNLPAASMVDAVDRLALTTGNPVIPEYRLRQGYRHERDKFTLARLTEQTSELVGPPRVGECPVQLECRVVAVHPFGDDDTDATAFQVEVLRAHVEEELVVPGTHYVDPLAWDPLIMKFCEFFGGGDNVHPSRLAQGWKMPHQLPSGVA
- the nuoN gene encoding NADH-quinone oxidoreductase subunit NuoN, with translation MSASSVHSLWTTAAPVADKIPAPHIEYAQLAPVLIVFGAAALGVLVEAFLPRKSRYSAQTVLAVVGLAAGFAAVVALAEKGYGTTKAHIAAMGAVAVDGPALFLQGTILLVGIVAVFTFAERRLDPLAHGNQVDSFAAQGSAVPGSDQEKAAVRAGFTSTEVFPLLMFAVGGMLIFPAANDLLTLFVALEVFSLPLYILCALARRNRLMSQEAAVKYFLLGAFSSAFLLFGIALLYGYAGTVSYSGISAVIDGTATMTPALASTTGNDALLLIGLAMVAMGLLFKVGAVPFHMWTPDVYQGAPTPVTGFMASATKVAAFGALLRLLYVVLPGMRWDWRPVMWGVAILTMLAGAVIAVTQTDVKRLLAYSSIAHAGFILAGVIATTPDGISSVLFYLAAYSFVTLGAFAVVTLVRDAGGEATHLSRWAGLGRRSPLVAAVFAVFLLAFAGIPLTSGFAGKFAVFKAASEGGAMPLVIIGVISSAIAAFFYIRVIVLMFFSEPKPDGPTVAIPSVMTSTAIALGVAVTLVLGLAPQYFLDLADKAGVFVR
- a CDS encoding NADH-quinone oxidoreductase subunit M, coding for MSFPLLTVTAVVPAAGAVVTAAVPAARKAAAKYTALLFAVATLVLAAVVLVRFDPDGARYQLTESHAWVKDFGLRYELGVDGIAAVMVALTALLIPFVMLAGWHDADPLEDVNPNRRWRPTQGFFALILLVEAMVVLSFEATDVFLFYIFFEAMLIPMYFLIGGFGDRAHAGGEEEAGRQRSYAAVKFLLYNLAGGLIMLAAVIGLYTVTAHQLGTGTFSLQEILSARASGKLHIETSTERWLFLGFFFAFAVKAPLWPLHTWLPNAMGESTAPVAVLITAVVDKVGTFAMLRFCLQLFPEASKWATPVILVLALISIVYGALLAIGQRDIKRLIAYASVSHFGFIILGIFAMTSQGQSGATLYMVNHGISTAALMLVAGFLITRRGSRLIADFGGVQKVAPVLAGTFLIGGLATLSLPGLAPFVSEFLVLVGTFSRYPALGIVATLGIVLAAVYVLVLYQRTMTGPVKAGIEGMSDLKVRELVVVTPLIALLIFLGVYPKPVTDIVNPSVHHTLSDVHKTDPKPALEAKK